A window of Roseiflexus castenholzii DSM 13941 genomic DNA:
AACTTATCGCCGTGTAGAAATCTGCCCTATCTTGTAGTTGAAAGTGTAAATGAGGTTCGGAAGAATGCCCCGAATGCCCGCACTCGCCTATCTTCTGCCCTGAGACAACCGTCTCGCCTTTTTTCACTGTTATGCTGCCTACCTTCAAATGCGCATAAAGTGTATATCTCTCAGTGTCATGCTTTATCAAAACATAGTTTCCGCGTATATCAGGGGTTGTTATATCTACCCAACCTTTTCCTGCGAGGAAGTAATCCCTGATGTTATCCCGCACATCTGCCACAACTCCATCTTCTGCTGCAATTATAGATCTGCCAAAAGCAAAGTAATCTTTTGGTTTTTCTGTACTATCTTGATAAGTTTTTCCAGATTCATCAACAACTACAAAATCATACGCATACCTTTGCCCGACGAGAATCCACGAATGGGAAGTTTGTTTGCGAATACCACCATTAACGACCTTCCATGTTCCTTCAAATGGTAGCGCAAAACTCACCGTATCGTCATAGACGACACCTTTGATACACGCTCGACCGATGGCGATACATTGTCCTGTGGCTTGTCGTACAGTTTGTACTAAACCATAGGGATTGAAAATTGACCAAATAAAAACCGAGATGAGATACTCAAAGAATATTTTTAGCGACGTGACAAAAGACATTGCTCTCTCCATTGTTTTAAGGCGAAGCGCCCAACGGCGGGCTTCAGGCGCGTTGCGGAGCGCCAGCGAAGCAACGTCGCTTGCAAACCGTGTTGGGCGGGCTTGTGTGATAAGCAGGACTATCTTACCTTGCTTTCGTTGTGCTCTTAAGATTTCGGTGACGATTCGTTTACCTCCATATCCATGTCTCAGCTCAAGTGTTACGTCCGCGCTCCGTTGATCTGACTCATCCAGCCGCTGAGATCGGGCACCTGCCAGGCCATCGCATCCGTCGATCCCTGGGCATTGGTGTACACCACCTTCAGCAGCGGCGTAAAGCGCGATTTGCCCAGAAACGAGGTCGGGTTCTCCAACGACTGAATACTTCGGAGCGGGATGCGGAACTCGGTGTTCGGAACCCACATCTCAAAGATGAGATCCGAGTCAGTGAGGATCAACGTGCCATTCCCGCGCATTTGCGCGACCCCGCGCGACTCCTGTCCAAAGAAGCTGGCGCGGCTGATCTGCCGCGCGGTCGGATAGCGTTCCCGTGCGCTGGCTTCTTTCTTTCGGGCGGTATACCTCAGCACCACGAGCACGCCTGCGAAGACCAGCGCGAAGAAAACTGCTAGCCCAAGCAGCAGCATCAGCGCCTGTCCCATACCAGCGAGCGTTGTTTCCATACGATCTCTCCTATACTTGAATGGAGAACCCTTGCATGAGGCGGTGTTCTTGAAAGGAGCCCGCCTAACGGCCCGCGCATCACCTGCGGCGAGCCGACCCTGAGCGTAGCGAAGGGGAGGCGAAGCCGTCAGGTGGAAACACTTGTTAGCCTGCCTGTTCATGCAAAGCAAACGCCAATTGGACAGGCTTGGCAGCTTTCGTAGTTTCAACTTTCCCTGCTTCGTGGCCAGGTTTTATCAACAAAGCTTCTTCCATTGAATTTCTGAGATCTTCGGTCGAACCTACATGATAAAAATGAGTGAAGGTTCTCTCGATTAATCCATCCCAATAGTAAGCAATATGTGGATTTAGGCGATATTTGTTTTCTTTCCACATAGACAACGCAAAACCACACGGCAAATTCCGAGCAATTATCGCCAAATCAGACGCGTTATCTTCCGACCATTGCTGATAATAATCTGTATGTCTGCCGATGTAAGGCGGGTCAAGATAGACAAAATCGTCTTCTGTGACATTCTCAAGAATGTGTCGCCAATCTCCAACACAAAACTCCCAATCTTTACTCTGCATGATTTTACGTATCTGTGAAATCTGATTAACTATCTTAGTCGCATAGGACTGACGAAAGCGGTCTGGTTTACGACAAAACGGAACATTAAACTCCCCCTTACTATTAAAGCGCATTATCCCGTTAAAACATGATCTGTTGAGGAAAATGAAGTCTAATGGATCTCCGCTCTTGTTGAAGCGTTCTCTTACTGCGTAATAGTAATCTTCGCCACTGACGAGCAATTTTTTGCCTTCTGCTGTTAAATACGTTCTTACTTCTTCTGGCGACAAACTCCCATCATAAATCATCTGATACAGCCTGATAATGTGGGGATTGATATCATTGACTAATGCACGTTCTGGTTGCACATTGAACAAAACGACACCTGACCCAAGAAACGGTTCTATCCATCGCCCTTTGCCATTCCAGGAGACATTGCTCAAGATGAATTTGACGAGCTTCGTTTTAATCCCCTGACACTTTATCGGGGGGACAATTACTTGCTTTACTGTGCGCGGTAAACCTTGAAGAACAATCACTTTGCCAAGACTTTGTATTTCAAATAACTGCGCAAATTGGTATAAGGCGGCCGTTCCAATTCCACTAATCTTGCCATATCTTGGGTCAAGTAATACATTCAGTAGTCATCAAAAACATCTTCTCCTAACGAAGCAAACGAGCCAGATCCATTTACAAGCGTATCAATCTCTGTGACTGAACCAATATTCTTGGTATTGCCACTCCCTGGACGGTCAGACGCAATGCGATATTTTTCTTGAGCAAAGAACTGAAAGTCTCTGATGACAGATGTAATCCGCTCAAGTTCATCGAGAGTGTATCTTCTTCGCTCGTCAATCAAGTCATCAGTCTTTGAATAAATCACACCCAGAACAAAGTGTCCGCTATAAGAAACGTAGGGAAAAGTTATGTTCTTTGTGCTATTCCTTTCTCGGAAGTATCCAGTAAAAGCCCCGAGTGTCATACCATTCACGCGGCTACTATCAACTCTGTAAGTACTCTTCAAGTCAAGTGCAAAACGGTGACCATCATCATCTACAAAACTTATGTCTGGATAAAAGTTCTGCTGTTCCGATAAGACCATTTTCAAGCCATGCTTTTCTGCGAAGTGCGCAAGCTCTGGGAACAACAAAAGTTCCATGATTTTTGAGATAACTTTTGTGTCTGCCGAAATGGTGTAAATGTTCTTGGCTATGTCAATAAACCCCTTGATAATCCAGTCACCATTTGGAGTGGAAAACGCCGAATTAAACGTATCTACTTCTTTCTGAAGCGCATCCAAAAAATTGTTTTTATCCATTGCTGTATTGTACCATCTTGGATTTGGATGGGCGGGCTAACATGAAGAAGTAGACGAACCGCCTCCGCCTATTCCAGCCAGCGCTCTGTTAGACGGATAACCGTCCATCGAACCCCGCCCTGCACAGCGTTCGTCCGCCCTTCGTCCGCTGATGCCCGCAGGCGCCTTGATAGACGGATAGATGGATACCCTTCGCTTCTGAAACTCACCCGCGATGCTGCCGCTTCGTTGGCGCGCGTTGCGCGATCCAAGAACCGTGATGAGTGTACATGACGCCATATCCAATGTCAAGCATGCGCCCGTGTCCGCTTCCGGTCATCCGCCTGGGCTGCGCAATTCGGCGCGTGGTGTCGTCAAGATGCGGCGCTCCGCATCGAAACGGCGTCGATTTGGAAAGGCGCCGGTTCATTGGCGTTTATCATCTGCGCCATCCGCGCGCGATGGGATGACGTGACAAGCGAATGCGGGTTCAGTTCGGGGTGACGCGGCGCGTTCCGCTTGTGCGGAATGGCGGCGCGCCGGGTGCGGGTATGCAGGTTGTATGCCGAATGTCGCGCGCATGCAGTGCGCAACATCGCGCGCCGCTTTCCCATAAACATCGAGACACTGCCGGCGCCTGCGGTGCGCGTCGTCTGCGGGAGTGGCGTCACGCGCTGCTTGCGGGGAATGGCGGCGCCCTGACCTTTTGTACTCAATTTCGCGCGCCGCACTCCTCAATTGTTTTGCTATACTGTACATGCACGATCCGCTCTCCGAGTTCCAGAATGAGGGTCTTATGGCTTACGCATCACTGATTGGCGCAGAGGTGCGCCGCAGGGAGGATCCGCGCCTGATTTCCGGCGCAGGACGCTACGTGGGCGATATGTCGTTGCCTGGGATGCAGCATGTCGCGTTTGTTCGCAGCCCATACCCGCACGCCCGGATTGGCGCGATTGACTCATCGGCGGCGCTGCGGGTTCCAGGCGTCACGGCGGTCGTGACCGGCGAGGACCTGCGGGATGCCTGCACCGAGATGCTGTTTGAGGGTAGCGAAGGTTCGGATGTGGCGGAAGGGGAGTCGCCTAAGTACTCACACTACCCCATTTCGGTCGGTAAGGTGCGGCATGTCGGCGAAATCGCGGCTGCGGTCATCGCGGTCAGTCCGGCAGCGGCGGCAGACGGCGCGGCGGCGGTCGTGATCGACTGGCAGCCGCTGCCGGCAGTCGCCGACATGGAACAGGCGCTGCGCCCTGATGC
This region includes:
- a CDS encoding DNA adenine methylase, yielding MIVLQGLPRTVKQVIVPPIKCQGIKTKLVKFILSNVSWNGKGRWIEPFLGSGVVLFNVQPERALVNDINPHIIRLYQMIYDGSLSPEEVRTYLTAEGKKLLVSGEDYYYAVRERFNKSGDPLDFIFLNRSCFNGIMRFNSKGEFNVPFCRKPDRFRQSYATKIVNQISQIRKIMQSKDWEFCVGDWRHILENVTEDDFVYLDPPYIGRHTDYYQQWSEDNASDLAIIARNLPCGFALSMWKENKYRLNPHIAYYWDGLIERTFTHFYHVGSTEDLRNSMEEALLIKPGHEAGKVETTKAAKPVQLAFALHEQAG
- a CDS encoding type II restriction endonuclease, with protein sequence MDKNNFLDALQKEVDTFNSAFSTPNGDWIIKGFIDIAKNIYTISADTKVISKIMELLLFPELAHFAEKHGLKMVLSEQQNFYPDISFVDDDGHRFALDLKSTYRVDSSRVNGMTLGAFTGYFRERNSTKNITFPYVSYSGHFVLGVIYSKTDDLIDERRRYTLDELERITSVIRDFQFFAQEKYRIASDRPGSGNTKNIGSVTEIDTLVNGSGSFASLGEDVFDDY
- a CDS encoding M23 family metallopeptidase; its protein translation is MSFVTSLKIFFEYLISVFIWSIFNPYGLVQTVRQATGQCIAIGRACIKGVVYDDTVSFALPFEGTWKVVNGGIRKQTSHSWILVGQRYAYDFVVVDESGKTYQDSTEKPKDYFAFGRSIIAAEDGVVADVRDNIRDYFLAGKGWVDITTPDIRGNYVLIKHDTERYTLYAHLKVGSITVKKGETVVSGQKIGECGHSGHSSEPHLHFQLQDRADFYTAISLPVKFRNFERSKGNIKECVVSGFVERDYLVRNIDHCTSGIIETTEFIKPTGFDLIWNVFIVLLTLFGMFAIVARMIEFILDRL